From the Butyrivibrio fibrisolvens genome, one window contains:
- a CDS encoding Cof-type HAD-IIB family hydrolase, whose product MSKKIFFFDLDGTLLNSKKEITSKTMEALKRFTDAGNHFAISTGRAIDSAMDVQKELGLFFPGTFLVGYNGGQIYDCDNKELVYRAQIPLDLVKKCFDLAKEHNIHIHTYNDDHILTPDDGECIDYYRRVIKTPYIVTDDVTKELEYGPSKCIAIELHDHEKMERFREEVLKIAPDKLSVMYSNPYYLEIFPSEAGKGSAVVRLCDYLDIPIENSFAAGDEQNDISMIKAAGTGIAMLNATDMVKDNADVITESDNDHDGLAPFIEKAI is encoded by the coding sequence ATGAGTAAAAAAATATTTTTCTTTGACCTTGATGGTACATTATTAAACAGTAAAAAAGAGATCACATCAAAAACAATGGAGGCGCTAAAGCGTTTTACAGATGCCGGCAATCACTTTGCCATAAGTACAGGACGTGCCATAGATTCTGCCATGGATGTACAAAAGGAACTGGGGCTCTTTTTCCCGGGAACATTCCTTGTAGGTTACAATGGCGGGCAGATCTATGACTGCGATAATAAAGAGCTGGTTTACAGAGCGCAGATTCCTTTGGATCTTGTGAAAAAGTGTTTTGATCTGGCTAAAGAGCATAATATTCACATCCATACCTACAATGATGATCACATCCTGACACCGGATGACGGCGAATGCATAGACTATTATAGAAGAGTTATAAAAACTCCTTACATTGTTACAGACGATGTTACTAAAGAGCTCGAATATGGTCCGTCCAAGTGCATTGCCATAGAGCTTCATGATCATGAAAAGATGGAGAGATTCAGAGAAGAAGTCTTAAAGATAGCACCAGATAAGCTTTCTGTCATGTATTCAAATCCCTACTATCTTGAGATCTTCCCTAGTGAAGCCGGTAAGGGTTCTGCAGTAGTTCGTCTGTGCGACTATCTTGATATACCTATTGAAAACTCTTTTGCTGCAGGAGATGAACAGAATGATATCAGTATGATCAAAGCTGCAGGCACAGGCATCGCTATGCTCAATGCTACTGATATGGTCAAGGATAATGCTGATGTTATCACAGAATCAGACAATGATCATGACGGCCTTGCTCCTTTTATTGAAAAGGCTATCTGA
- a CDS encoding MFS transporter, whose protein sequence is MKLKLNYGRTILIGFAFMSICIFWQFYDNEIPRILKYTFGLGEGITGFIMALDNVFALFLLPLFGTLSDRTNTKIGKRMPFILIGTVASTILFQILINFANVPGRIAIFIIILLLLLVSMGIYRSPAVAMMPDLTPPPLRSRANAIINLMGTVGAVYTLAMISLLLKDADDQSRTNYTPLALAISIAMVVCVVILFITIHENSIRDKVTKEVTAAGLSMDDADDEASKKAASADEESAGSAAMPAAVKRSLIFLLISVLLWFTAYNAVTTAFSRYVEEVWGLKNGAYANCLMIATIAAVISYLPIGWISSKIGRKKTILMGVALMSICYLAGAFATGYSNAIVFMFVIIGFGWASINVNSYPMVVQMSSASDIGKYTGYYYTFSMAAQVFTPIASGILLEQVSYRTLFPYAFIFSTLAFVTMLMVRHGDSERQA, encoded by the coding sequence ATGAAACTCAAGCTAAACTATGGGAGAACTATACTTATTGGATTTGCCTTCATGTCTATCTGCATCTTCTGGCAGTTCTATGACAACGAAATTCCCAGGATCTTAAAATATACATTTGGCCTTGGAGAGGGTATTACGGGCTTTATCATGGCTCTTGATAATGTATTTGCACTTTTCCTTCTTCCACTTTTTGGAACACTTTCAGACCGTACTAATACCAAGATTGGTAAAAGGATGCCTTTTATCCTTATAGGAACAGTTGCATCAACCATTCTTTTCCAGATCCTTATTAACTTTGCAAATGTTCCGGGAAGAATTGCTATATTTATAATAATACTTTTGCTTCTATTAGTATCAATGGGAATCTACAGATCACCGGCTGTAGCTATGATGCCTGATCTTACACCGCCTCCGCTTCGCTCACGCGCCAATGCCATAATCAATCTCATGGGTACAGTGGGAGCTGTATATACACTTGCCATGATATCACTTCTGCTTAAAGATGCTGATGATCAGTCAAGGACTAACTATACACCCCTTGCACTTGCAATAAGTATAGCCATGGTAGTGTGCGTTGTTATACTATTTATAACAATCCATGAAAATAGTATACGAGATAAGGTTACCAAAGAAGTCACAGCTGCCGGCCTTTCTATGGATGATGCTGATGATGAAGCATCCAAAAAGGCTGCAAGTGCCGATGAAGAGTCTGCAGGTAGCGCTGCTATGCCTGCTGCAGTAAAGAGAAGTCTTATTTTTCTTCTGATATCAGTTCTTTTGTGGTTTACTGCTTATAATGCTGTGACAACAGCTTTTTCCAGATATGTAGAAGAAGTCTGGGGGCTTAAGAATGGGGCATATGCCAATTGTCTCATGATAGCTACTATTGCAGCTGTTATATCATATCTTCCTATAGGATGGATATCATCCAAGATAGGGCGCAAGAAGACTATACTTATGGGCGTTGCACTTATGAGTATATGCTATCTTGCTGGAGCTTTTGCTACGGGATATTCAAATGCTATAGTTTTTATGTTCGTAATAATAGGATTTGGATGGGCTTCTATCAATGTAAACTCATATCCTATGGTAGTTCAGATGTCCAGCGCATCAGATATAGGCAAGTACACCGGATATTACTATACATTCAGCATGGCTGCGCAGGTATTTACACCTATTGCTTCCGGTATTCTCCTTGAACAGGTCTCATACAGAACACTTTTTCCGTATGCGTTCATATTTTCGACACTGGCTTTTGTTACAATGCTTATGGTAAGACATGGCGATTCTGAAAGACAGGCCTAA
- a CDS encoding exopolyphosphatase has protein sequence MSDTFAAVHVGSYELTMKIFEISRKNGLKCLDHIRHRIDLGSETYATGTISSRHMLELTRVLKEFSEIMKSYGVTNVQAYGTSALRETHNINIVCAQLEQRTGIKVDILSNSEQRFLDYKSIALQSTKFTELIEEPTAIIDIGGGSIQVSLFDKDKLVTTQNMKLGVLRLRQTLEHLAEGKDRYPELIAELVDSQLHVLSKFYLNDRTYKNLVIIDDYMSPVFQKISSPGYDKGFITSSDFDKMLERFSRMSNDYIAKELSISTEYVTLAYISGILVKRITVALMSQLLWAPGVTLCDGIAYEYAEKKKYITPIHDFEADIIACGMSIAKRYGGSKSRARTLESIALPIFDKTKKLHGLGHRERLLLELSTILHDCGKYISLMNMGFCCYNIIMSTEIIGLSHRERSIVANVVRFNHEDFLYFDDSPDCYKGLTRKDYLTIAKLTAILRVANALDRTHNHKFKDVSVTVKDDEVQILLDTTSDITIEKGLINNRASFFEEIFGVKPVIRQKRLF, from the coding sequence ATGAGTGATACTTTTGCAGCAGTTCATGTAGGATCATATGAACTTACAATGAAGATCTTCGAAATCTCAAGAAAAAACGGGCTGAAATGTCTCGATCATATCAGACACCGCATAGATCTTGGATCGGAGACTTATGCAACGGGGACTATTTCAAGCAGACATATGCTGGAGCTTACAAGAGTATTAAAAGAGTTCTCTGAGATCATGAAAAGCTACGGTGTTACAAACGTACAGGCTTATGGAACCAGTGCTCTTAGAGAGACTCACAATATCAACATAGTCTGCGCCCAGCTAGAGCAAAGGACCGGGATCAAGGTTGATATTCTGTCCAATTCAGAACAAAGATTCCTTGATTACAAATCAATAGCGCTTCAGTCCACCAAATTCACAGAACTTATTGAAGAACCCACTGCTATCATAGATATAGGTGGAGGTTCTATTCAGGTATCTCTTTTTGATAAGGATAAACTTGTAACAACTCAGAATATGAAGCTTGGTGTACTTCGCCTTCGCCAGACACTTGAGCACCTTGCGGAAGGTAAGGACAGGTACCCTGAACTTATTGCAGAACTGGTGGATTCACAGCTTCATGTTTTGTCCAAATTCTATCTAAATGACAGAACCTACAAGAATCTGGTTATAATAGACGATTACATGTCTCCTGTTTTTCAGAAGATATCATCACCTGGTTATGACAAGGGTTTTATCACAAGCTCTGACTTTGATAAGATGCTTGAAAGATTTTCAAGGATGTCCAATGACTATATTGCCAAAGAGTTAAGTATATCAACTGAATATGTAACACTTGCTTATATATCCGGAATCCTTGTTAAAAGGATAACTGTAGCCCTTATGTCACAGCTTCTCTGGGCACCCGGCGTCACTCTGTGTGATGGTATAGCATATGAATATGCAGAAAAGAAAAAGTATATAACACCAATTCATGACTTTGAAGCCGATATCATAGCCTGCGGAATGTCTATAGCCAAGCGCTACGGCGGAAGTAAATCAAGGGCAAGGACTCTTGAATCCATCGCACTTCCTATATTTGACAAGACCAAAAAACTTCATGGACTAGGGCATAGAGAAAGACTCCTTTTGGAATTGTCTACTATACTACATGATTGTGGCAAGTATATAAGCCTTATGAACATGGGCTTTTGCTGCTATAACATAATAATGTCAACGGAGATCATAGGCCTCTCCCACAGAGAGCGCTCTATAGTGGCCAATGTAGTAAGATTCAATCATGAAGATTTTTTATACTTTGATGATTCGCCTGACTGTTACAAGGGGCTTACCAGAAAAGATTATCTGACTATAGCCAAGCTCACAGCGATTCTAAGAGTTGCCAATGCCCTCGACAGAACACACAATCATAAGTTCAAGGACGTATCGGTTACTGTCAAAGACGATGAAGTACAGATCCTGTTGGATACGACTTCTGATATTACAATAGAAAAGGGTCTTATCAACAACAGAGCCTCTTTCTTTGAAGAGATATTCGGAGTAAAGCCTGTGATCAGACAGAAGAGACTATTTTAG
- a CDS encoding Maf family protein has product MATKIVLASGSPRRRELMQQAGLSFEVKPATGEEIITSNIPQEVVKELSFQKAAEIFAKETGSKVKRDEIIFLSDKILQELSVNGNFDKKSSDKFGNFSEGDIQSPVVIGADTVVSYKQKILGKPKDKDDARNMISGIQGDKHEVYTGVTVLWKQDDKVHSLVFAEETLVFVYPMTDEQIEGYISTDEPYDKAGAYGIQGMFGVYVKGIHGDYNNVVGLPIARLYQALMNYNLV; this is encoded by the coding sequence ATGGCAACAAAAATAGTTTTAGCATCAGGAAGCCCCAGAAGAAGGGAACTAATGCAGCAGGCAGGCCTTTCGTTTGAGGTAAAACCTGCTACAGGTGAAGAAATAATAACAAGTAATATACCCCAGGAGGTAGTCAAAGAACTTTCTTTTCAGAAGGCAGCAGAAATCTTTGCAAAAGAGACCGGCAGCAAGGTGAAGCGAGATGAAATCATATTTTTAAGTGATAAAATACTGCAAGAGCTTTCTGTAAATGGCAATTTTGACAAAAAATCATCCGATAAGTTTGGGAATTTTTCGGAAGGAGATATTCAAAGTCCTGTTGTAATAGGCGCTGATACCGTTGTATCATATAAGCAGAAGATACTTGGTAAACCCAAAGATAAAGATGATGCACGTAATATGATATCCGGTATTCAAGGCGATAAGCATGAAGTATATACCGGAGTCACAGTTTTGTGGAAGCAGGATGACAAAGTTCATTCTCTTGTCTTTGCAGAAGAAACGCTAGTTTTTGTATATCCTATGACGGATGAACAGATTGAAGGCTATATCTCAACAGATGAGCCTTATGATAAGGCCGGCGCTTATGGAATACAAGGTATGTTCGGAGTGTATGTAAAAGGTATACACGGAGATTACAATAATGTAGTCGGACTTCCGATCGCCAGACTTTATCAGGCACTTATGAATTACAATTTAGTGTAA
- a CDS encoding PHP domain-containing protein: MRPVDLHTHSTASDGTYTPTQLIDYAHEKGLAAIALTDHDTTKGLAEAMEAGRRYDDLEVIPGIEFSTDYEGKDIHIVGLYMHYDDPEIQRRLQEFVDSRVSRNRKMCRLLTEHGVPMDFDDLQAAFPDSVITRAHYAAYMLEKGYIKSRQEAFDRYIGDNCECFVPREKITPDMAVKMVLDAGGVPILAHPILYGMSDARLRKLVGELKEAGLKGIEAIYTTYTASDERQIMEIAKDYDLLISGGSDFHGANKQDIDLAVGYGKLFVPETALEKIKESLN; the protein is encoded by the coding sequence ATGAGACCTGTAGATTTACATACACATTCAACTGCATCAGACGGAACCTATACTCCCACGCAGCTTATAGATTATGCTCATGAAAAAGGCCTTGCTGCTATAGCTCTTACTGATCATGATACTACTAAGGGTCTTGCAGAGGCTATGGAAGCGGGTAGGAGATATGACGATCTTGAAGTTATCCCCGGAATTGAGTTTAGTACTGATTATGAAGGAAAAGATATCCATATAGTCGGTCTGTACATGCATTATGATGACCCTGAGATCCAGAGAAGACTTCAGGAGTTTGTAGATTCTAGGGTATCCCGTAACAGGAAGATGTGCAGACTTTTGACTGAGCACGGCGTACCTATGGATTTTGATGATCTTCAGGCTGCGTTTCCTGATTCTGTTATTACAAGAGCTCATTATGCAGCATATATGCTTGAAAAGGGCTATATCAAATCAAGACAGGAAGCTTTTGACAGATATATAGGAGATAACTGCGAGTGTTTTGTTCCAAGAGAGAAGATCACTCCCGATATGGCTGTTAAGATGGTCCTTGATGCAGGCGGCGTTCCGATCCTCGCTCATCCAATCCTTTACGGAATGTCTGATGCAAGGCTTAGAAAACTTGTTGGAGAGCTGAAGGAAGCTGGACTTAAAGGTATAGAAGCGATCTATACTACTTATACAGCTTCTGATGAGCGCCAGATAATGGAGATTGCGAAGGATTATGACCTTCTTATAAGCGGAGGATCTGATTTTCATGGCGCCAACAAGCAGGATATAGACCTTGCAGTAGGATATGGCAAGCTCTTTGTACCTGAGACAGCACTTGAGAAGATCAAGGAATCTTTAAACTGA
- a CDS encoding RNA degradosome polyphosphate kinase, with amino-acid sequence MASSSKIDFEDSKYYINRELSWIQFNKRCLNEARDKNTPLFERLKFLSITASNLDEFFMVRVASLKDMIHAGYTKPDIAGLSATKQLERVSEALHEFVDLQYDTLNRMLTPLLEENKLFILRSHTEMTDKECEYADRYFREFVYPVLTPMAVDSSRPFPLIRNKSLNIGALIKAKKQEYRHMDEGKNSEGKKAAKKAYDFALVQVPDVLPRILELPIGDKDEHRVILLEQIILRNMDMLFLNYNIECAYTFRVERNADLSIDEDEAEDLLKEIEKQVKQRQWGEAIRLEVDKKIDKRLMDLIVAEMHVTENEIYNIDGPLDLTFLMKIYKIQGFDKFKEHSYREPQPVPEFRSDENIFASIRKKDILMHHPYQTFDPVVRFISDAAQDPKVLAIKQTLYRVSGNSPIIAALAKAADNGKQVTVLVELKARFDEENNIVWAKMLEQAGCHVIYGLVGLKTHCKITLVVRREDDGIRRYVHLATGNYNDSTARQYTDVGMFTCKDSYGEDATAVFNMLSGYSEPLAWNRLSIAPLWLKDRILYMIERETENAKKGEPARIIAKMNSICHKDVIAALYKASSAGVRIDLIVRGICCLRTGIKGVSENITVRSIVGNYLEHSRIFYFENAGKPEYYCSSADWMPRNLERRVEILFPVEDPDLQKKIWHILDVELRDTLKASIMNEDGEYVKIDKRGKEALNSQLVFGKEAYEYASQAMGDVRDSRVFTPERSPKLS; translated from the coding sequence ATGGCATCTTCATCCAAAATAGATTTTGAAGACTCTAAATATTATATAAACAGGGAACTTTCATGGATCCAGTTCAACAAAAGGTGCTTGAATGAAGCAAGAGACAAGAATACACCATTATTCGAAAGATTAAAATTCCTGTCGATCACAGCTTCTAACCTTGATGAATTTTTCATGGTCAGAGTAGCATCTTTAAAGGATATGATCCACGCAGGCTATACCAAGCCTGATATAGCAGGCTTGTCTGCAACCAAACAGCTTGAACGGGTATCAGAAGCGCTTCATGAATTTGTAGACCTTCAGTATGATACTCTTAACAGGATGCTGACACCTTTACTTGAAGAAAACAAACTCTTTATCCTAAGAAGTCACACTGAGATGACAGACAAAGAGTGCGAGTATGCAGACAGGTATTTTAGAGAGTTCGTATATCCTGTTCTGACCCCAATGGCAGTTGACTCCTCAAGACCTTTTCCTCTTATAAGGAACAAGTCTCTTAACATAGGAGCTTTGATTAAAGCCAAGAAGCAGGAATACCGTCACATGGATGAAGGCAAGAACTCTGAAGGCAAAAAAGCTGCCAAGAAAGCATATGACTTTGCCCTTGTTCAGGTTCCGGATGTCCTTCCGCGAATCCTTGAACTTCCTATAGGCGATAAGGATGAGCACAGAGTTATTCTTCTTGAGCAGATCATCCTTAGAAATATGGATATGCTGTTTCTAAATTACAATATAGAATGTGCATATACTTTCAGAGTTGAGAGAAATGCCGACTTGTCCATAGATGAGGATGAGGCAGAAGATCTTCTTAAAGAGATAGAGAAACAGGTCAAGCAGCGCCAGTGGGGCGAAGCAATAAGACTTGAAGTTGACAAGAAGATCGACAAGCGCCTTATGGACCTTATAGTTGCAGAAATGCATGTAACAGAAAATGAGATCTATAATATAGACGGACCGCTCGATCTCACCTTCCTTATGAAGATATACAAGATACAGGGCTTTGATAAGTTCAAGGAACACAGCTACCGTGAACCTCAGCCTGTACCTGAGTTTAGAAGCGATGAGAATATATTTGCCTCCATCAGGAAAAAAGATATACTGATGCATCATCCATATCAGACCTTCGACCCGGTTGTAAGGTTTATATCAGATGCAGCGCAGGATCCTAAAGTCCTTGCCATCAAGCAGACACTTTACCGTGTCAGCGGCAATTCGCCTATTATCGCAGCCCTTGCCAAGGCAGCAGACAATGGCAAACAGGTAACAGTTCTGGTAGAACTTAAGGCCCGTTTTGATGAGGAAAATAACATCGTGTGGGCCAAGATGCTGGAGCAGGCAGGATGTCACGTTATCTACGGACTAGTGGGACTTAAGACTCACTGTAAGATAACACTTGTGGTCAGAAGAGAAGATGACGGCATAAGACGTTATGTTCATCTTGCAACAGGTAACTATAATGATTCGACAGCCCGTCAGTATACAGACGTAGGCATGTTCACCTGTAAGGATTCTTATGGTGAAGATGCAACAGCGGTATTTAATATGCTGTCAGGATATAGTGAACCTCTTGCCTGGAACCGTCTGTCGATAGCTCCTTTATGGCTCAAGGACCGTATACTTTACATGATCGAAAGAGAAACTGAAAATGCAAAAAAGGGAGAACCTGCAAGGATCATAGCCAAGATGAATTCCATCTGTCACAAGGATGTAATAGCAGCCCTTTATAAAGCCAGCAGCGCAGGTGTTAGAATAGACCTTATAGTAAGAGGAATATGTTGCCTTCGTACCGGAATCAAAGGCGTATCAGAGAATATTACAGTAAGATCCATAGTTGGCAATTATCTGGAGCATAGCCGCATCTTTTATTTTGAAAACGCCGGAAAGCCTGAATATTATTGCTCAAGTGCCGACTGGATGCCAAGAAACCTTGAAAGAAGAGTAGAGATACTCTTCCCGGTAGAAGATCCTGATCTTCAAAAGAAGATATGGCATATCCTTGATGTGGAGCTTCGTGATACACTAAAAGCCAGCATAATGAATGAAGACGGTGAATATGTTAAGATAGACAAGAGAGGCAAGGAAGCCCTTAATTCACAGCTTGTATTTGGTAAGGAAGCATATGAGTATGCAAGTCAGGCAATGGGGGATGTTCGAGATTCAAGAGTTTTTACACCCGAGAGAAGTCCTAAGCTTAGCTGA
- a CDS encoding ABC-F family ATP-binding cassette domain-containing protein, protein MIQANGVTLRVGKKALFEDVNIKFTEGNCYGIIGANGAGKSTFLKILSGKIETTNGEVSMTPGQRLSFLEQDQFKYDDNQVLNTVIGGNARLLEVMEEKDAIYAKEDFTDEDGIKASELEAEFAEMDGWEAEANAESLLNGLGIETELHTKLMKELNGAQKVKVLLARALFGNPDILLLDEPTNHLDLDAIAWLEEFLINFENTVIVVSHDRYFLNKVCTYIADIDYGKIQLYAGNYDFWYESSQLMIRQMKEANKKKEEQIKELKEFIARFSANASKSKQATSRKRALEKIELDDIRPSSRKYPYIDFRPNREIGNEVLTVEHLSKTINGVKVIDDVSFVIHHDDKVAFVGGTELAKTTLFQILMGEIEPDEGTYKWGVTTSQAYFPKDNTKEFDNDYTIADWLTQYSEIKDATYVRGYLGRMLFAGEDGVKKVKVLSGGEKVRCLLSKMMISGANVLLFDEPTNHLDMESITALNEGMIKFKGVELFACRDHQVVQTTANRIMEFLPDGSLIDKVTTYDEYLESDEMARKRTVYQTTEEDEQDD, encoded by the coding sequence ATGATTCAGGCAAATGGAGTAACACTTAGAGTCGGCAAGAAGGCTCTTTTCGAAGATGTTAACATCAAGTTCACAGAGGGTAACTGCTACGGTATCATCGGAGCTAATGGTGCAGGTAAGTCAACCTTCCTTAAGATCCTTTCAGGCAAGATCGAGACCACTAACGGTGAGGTCTCTATGACACCCGGTCAGCGTCTTTCATTCCTTGAACAGGATCAGTTCAAGTATGATGACAATCAGGTTCTTAACACTGTAATTGGCGGTAATGCTCGTCTCCTTGAGGTAATGGAGGAGAAAGATGCCATCTACGCCAAGGAAGACTTCACAGATGAAGATGGTATCAAGGCTTCAGAGCTTGAAGCTGAGTTCGCAGAAATGGACGGATGGGAAGCAGAAGCTAATGCAGAATCCCTTCTTAATGGTCTTGGAATCGAGACTGAGCTTCATACTAAGCTTATGAAGGAACTTAATGGTGCACAGAAGGTTAAGGTTCTCCTTGCAAGAGCTCTTTTTGGTAATCCTGATATCCTTCTTTTGGATGAGCCTACCAACCACCTTGATCTGGATGCTATCGCTTGGCTTGAAGAGTTCCTTATAAACTTTGAGAACACAGTCATTGTTGTATCCCATGACCGTTACTTCCTTAATAAGGTCTGCACATATATCGCAGATATCGACTATGGCAAGATCCAGCTCTATGCAGGTAACTATGACTTCTGGTATGAGTCTTCACAGCTCATGATCCGCCAGATGAAGGAAGCTAACAAGAAGAAGGAAGAGCAGATCAAAGAGCTCAAGGAATTCATAGCAAGATTCTCTGCTAATGCGTCTAAGTCCAAGCAGGCTACATCAAGAAAGAGAGCCCTTGAGAAGATCGAGCTTGACGATATCAGACCTTCAAGCCGTAAGTATCCTTATATTGACTTTAGACCTAATCGTGAGATCGGTAACGAAGTTCTTACAGTTGAGCACCTTTCCAAGACTATCAACGGAGTTAAGGTTATCGACGATGTATCATTCGTAATACATCATGATGACAAGGTTGCATTTGTAGGCGGAACAGAGCTTGCCAAGACAACTCTCTTCCAGATCCTTATGGGCGAGATCGAACCTGATGAAGGTACATATAAGTGGGGCGTAACAACATCCCAGGCTTATTTCCCTAAGGACAATACCAAGGAATTCGACAACGATTATACAATCGCTGACTGGCTTACACAGTATTCTGAGATCAAGGATGCTACATACGTAAGAGGATATCTTGGACGTATGCTCTTTGCAGGTGAAGACGGTGTCAAGAAGGTTAAGGTTCTCTCCGGTGGTGAGAAGGTTAGATGCCTTCTTTCCAAGATGATGATCTCCGGTGCTAATGTCCTTCTTTTTGATGAGCCTACTAACCACCTTGATATGGAGTCCATCACAGCACTTAACGAAGGTATGATCAAGTTCAAGGGCGTTGAGCTCTTCGCTTGCCGTGACCACCAGGTTGTACAGACTACAGCCAACAGAATCATGGAATTCCTTCCTGATGGATCACTTATCGATAAGGTTACAACTTACGATGAATATCTTGAAAGCGATGAGATGGCTCGTAAGAGAACTGTATATCAGACAACTGAAGAAGACGAGCAGGACGACTGA